The Accipiter gentilis chromosome 7, bAccGen1.1, whole genome shotgun sequence genome includes a region encoding these proteins:
- the TUFT1 gene encoding tuftelin isoform X2 translates to MNGLKGWCAVLDVRPHGESPESVKVLRLTLPNDLPGDRREQVKQKPVGKAFAMVANRSSNSHSLASECIKSNDGDEEIIKVYLKARAEGSMNHEEHVNQLKSEVRYIQEARSSLKKLREDLSSKLENRQGDKQHAQVVLEKQNGSWLYPEMLHADSWEDQEEDCSSEDVEKIRQTAKRLFTKLQEVEKRHQLERKTFERTVSQYQEEAEQTSSALRRAEKTVMEKEVQVDELQRLLAGMEKEHRSLLLKMKEGEAELARLRSVEGDKLAEQDRSAQLEKEVAMLREKIHHLDDMLKSQQRKVRQMIEQLQNSKTVIQAKDAVIQELKEKVAYLEAENLEMHDRIEHLIEKQVSRGGHNSRARSKSEYVSSKRLTGPKPLPLIRVVET, encoded by the exons ATGAACGGGTTGAAGGGCTGGTGCGCGGTGCTGGACGTGCGGCCCCACGGCGAgagcccg GAGAGTGTGAAGGTGCTGCGGCTGACTCTGCCGAATGACCTCCCGGGTGACAGGCGCGAGCAAGTGAAGCAGAAG CCGGTGGGAAAAGCCTTTGCCATGGTGGCCAACAGATCCAGCAACAGTCACTCCCTGGCCTCTGAATGCATCAAATCCAATGATGGCGATGAGGAGATCATCAAG GTTTATCTCAAGGCACGGGCCGAGGGCAGCATGAACCACGAGGAGCACGTCAACCAGCTGAAAAGTGAAGTTCGTTACATTCAAGAG GCTAGAAGTTCTTTGAAGAAGCTGCGGGAAGACTTAAGTAGTAAACTTGAGAACAGACAAGGAGATAAACAGCATGCACAG GTTGTGCTAGAAAAGCAAAACGGGAGCTGGCTGTACCCGGAGATGCTCCATGCTGATTCCTGGGAGGATCAG GAGGAGGACTGCTCAAGTGAAGACGTGGAAAAGATCCGACAGACGGCAAAGAGGCTGTTCACGAAGCTGCAGGAGGTTGAAAAGCGCCATCAGTTGGAAAGGAAAACCTTTGAG AGGACGGTGTCACAGTACcaggaggaagcagagcagacaagCTCTGCCCTGCGAAGAGCAGAGAAGACTGTGATGGAGAAGGAGGTGCAGGTGGATGAGCTGCAGAGACTCCTGGCAGGGATGGAGAAG GAACACCGGAGTTTGCTGCTGAAGATgaaagaaggagaagcagagctgGCGAGGCTGAGAAGCGTGGAAGGTGACAAGCTCGCTGAACAAGACCG GTCTgctcagctggagaaggaggtgGCCATGCTACGGGAGAAGATACATCATCTGGACGACATGCTGAAAAGCCAGCAACGCAAAGTCCGCCAGATGATCGAGCAG CTCCAGAACTCCAAAACAGTGATTCAGGCCAAAGATGCTGTGATCCAGGAGCTCAAGGAGAAAGTCGCTTACTTGGAGGCTGAG AACCTGGAGATGCATGACCGCATAGAGCACTTGATTGAGAAGCAAGTCAGTCGGGGCGGCCACAACTCCAGAGCGCGCTCCAAGTCAGAGTATGTGAGCAG CAAAAGGCTGACAGGCCCCAAGCCGCTCCCTCTCATTCGAGTAGTGGAAACATGA
- the TUFT1 gene encoding tuftelin isoform X3 produces MNGLKGWCAVLDVRPHGESPESVKVLRLTLPNDLPGDRREQVKQKPVGKAFAMVANRSSNSHSLASECIKSNDGDEEIIKVYLKARAEGSMNHEEHVNQLKSEVRYIQEVVLEKQNGSWLYPEMLHADSWEDQEEDCSSEDVEKIRQTAKRLFTKLQEVEKRHQLERKTFERTVSQYQEEAEQTSSALRRAEKTVMEKEVQVDELQRLLAGMEKEHRSLLLKMKEGEAELARLRSVEGDKLAEQDRSAQLEKEVAMLREKIHHLDDMLKSQQRKVRQMIEQLQNSKTVIQAKDAVIQELKEKVAYLEAENLEMHDRIEHLIEKQVSRGGHNSRARSKSEYVSSKRLTGPKPLPLIRVVET; encoded by the exons ATGAACGGGTTGAAGGGCTGGTGCGCGGTGCTGGACGTGCGGCCCCACGGCGAgagcccg GAGAGTGTGAAGGTGCTGCGGCTGACTCTGCCGAATGACCTCCCGGGTGACAGGCGCGAGCAAGTGAAGCAGAAG CCGGTGGGAAAAGCCTTTGCCATGGTGGCCAACAGATCCAGCAACAGTCACTCCCTGGCCTCTGAATGCATCAAATCCAATGATGGCGATGAGGAGATCATCAAG GTTTATCTCAAGGCACGGGCCGAGGGCAGCATGAACCACGAGGAGCACGTCAACCAGCTGAAAAGTGAAGTTCGTTACATTCAAGAG GTTGTGCTAGAAAAGCAAAACGGGAGCTGGCTGTACCCGGAGATGCTCCATGCTGATTCCTGGGAGGATCAG GAGGAGGACTGCTCAAGTGAAGACGTGGAAAAGATCCGACAGACGGCAAAGAGGCTGTTCACGAAGCTGCAGGAGGTTGAAAAGCGCCATCAGTTGGAAAGGAAAACCTTTGAG AGGACGGTGTCACAGTACcaggaggaagcagagcagacaagCTCTGCCCTGCGAAGAGCAGAGAAGACTGTGATGGAGAAGGAGGTGCAGGTGGATGAGCTGCAGAGACTCCTGGCAGGGATGGAGAAG GAACACCGGAGTTTGCTGCTGAAGATgaaagaaggagaagcagagctgGCGAGGCTGAGAAGCGTGGAAGGTGACAAGCTCGCTGAACAAGACCG GTCTgctcagctggagaaggaggtgGCCATGCTACGGGAGAAGATACATCATCTGGACGACATGCTGAAAAGCCAGCAACGCAAAGTCCGCCAGATGATCGAGCAG CTCCAGAACTCCAAAACAGTGATTCAGGCCAAAGATGCTGTGATCCAGGAGCTCAAGGAGAAAGTCGCTTACTTGGAGGCTGAG AACCTGGAGATGCATGACCGCATAGAGCACTTGATTGAGAAGCAAGTCAGTCGGGGCGGCCACAACTCCAGAGCGCGCTCCAAGTCAGAGTATGTGAGCAG CAAAAGGCTGACAGGCCCCAAGCCGCTCCCTCTCATTCGAGTAGTGGAAACATGA
- the TUFT1 gene encoding tuftelin isoform X1 has translation MNGLKGWCAVLDVRPHGESPESVKVLRLTLPNDLPGDRREQVKQKPVGKAFAMVANRSSNSHSLASECIKSNDGDEEIIKVYLKARAEGSMNHEEHVNQLKSEVRYIQEVVNICEGLWLACCCLNPWGLAARSSLKKLREDLSSKLENRQGDKQHAQVVLEKQNGSWLYPEMLHADSWEDQEEDCSSEDVEKIRQTAKRLFTKLQEVEKRHQLERKTFERTVSQYQEEAEQTSSALRRAEKTVMEKEVQVDELQRLLAGMEKEHRSLLLKMKEGEAELARLRSVEGDKLAEQDRSAQLEKEVAMLREKIHHLDDMLKSQQRKVRQMIEQLQNSKTVIQAKDAVIQELKEKVAYLEAENLEMHDRIEHLIEKQVSRGGHNSRARSKSEYVSSKRLTGPKPLPLIRVVET, from the exons ATGAACGGGTTGAAGGGCTGGTGCGCGGTGCTGGACGTGCGGCCCCACGGCGAgagcccg GAGAGTGTGAAGGTGCTGCGGCTGACTCTGCCGAATGACCTCCCGGGTGACAGGCGCGAGCAAGTGAAGCAGAAG CCGGTGGGAAAAGCCTTTGCCATGGTGGCCAACAGATCCAGCAACAGTCACTCCCTGGCCTCTGAATGCATCAAATCCAATGATGGCGATGAGGAGATCATCAAG GTTTATCTCAAGGCACGGGCCGAGGGCAGCATGAACCACGAGGAGCACGTCAACCAGCTGAAAAGTGAAGTTCGTTACATTCAAGAGGTAGTTAACATCTGTGAGGGGCTCTGGCTTGCGTGCTGCTGTCTGAACCCGTGGGGGCTTGCG GCTAGAAGTTCTTTGAAGAAGCTGCGGGAAGACTTAAGTAGTAAACTTGAGAACAGACAAGGAGATAAACAGCATGCACAG GTTGTGCTAGAAAAGCAAAACGGGAGCTGGCTGTACCCGGAGATGCTCCATGCTGATTCCTGGGAGGATCAG GAGGAGGACTGCTCAAGTGAAGACGTGGAAAAGATCCGACAGACGGCAAAGAGGCTGTTCACGAAGCTGCAGGAGGTTGAAAAGCGCCATCAGTTGGAAAGGAAAACCTTTGAG AGGACGGTGTCACAGTACcaggaggaagcagagcagacaagCTCTGCCCTGCGAAGAGCAGAGAAGACTGTGATGGAGAAGGAGGTGCAGGTGGATGAGCTGCAGAGACTCCTGGCAGGGATGGAGAAG GAACACCGGAGTTTGCTGCTGAAGATgaaagaaggagaagcagagctgGCGAGGCTGAGAAGCGTGGAAGGTGACAAGCTCGCTGAACAAGACCG GTCTgctcagctggagaaggaggtgGCCATGCTACGGGAGAAGATACATCATCTGGACGACATGCTGAAAAGCCAGCAACGCAAAGTCCGCCAGATGATCGAGCAG CTCCAGAACTCCAAAACAGTGATTCAGGCCAAAGATGCTGTGATCCAGGAGCTCAAGGAGAAAGTCGCTTACTTGGAGGCTGAG AACCTGGAGATGCATGACCGCATAGAGCACTTGATTGAGAAGCAAGTCAGTCGGGGCGGCCACAACTCCAGAGCGCGCTCCAAGTCAGAGTATGTGAGCAG CAAAAGGCTGACAGGCCCCAAGCCGCTCCCTCTCATTCGAGTAGTGGAAACATGA